A region of Thermobifida halotolerans DNA encodes the following proteins:
- a CDS encoding chemotaxis protein CheA: MLRRLAITVLAATATVVVAAAPASAEPSADEVADALNSSNVYVDPDATDVSPSDADLMSQAAENVDTPVYFVVVPEGEFSSQAELGSFMADVQQDVGDGSYLVFVGDTTAADSTVLSPSDVAAAEQAAQRMSTVPDAAVAFANEAESQADSAAASGVFGMVLLGLLVAAVLGGGFFLYRSKKQREAREARELEEVKKAVNEDVVRLGEDIARLDLDLGKADEATRTDYTHAMDSYDRAKTELETIRRADQIQRVTNALEDGRYHMIATRARLAGDPVPERRAPCFFNPQHGPSVRDVDWAPPGGSVRSVPVCRMCASDVLSGAHPDVRMVETGGRRVPYYDAGPAYAPYAGGYFGMDMMMGMFTGMMIGNMMGSMMGAGMMGAGMAGDYGGDAGGGDGFGGFGGDGGGFGDFGGGGFDGGDFGGFGDF, translated from the coding sequence ATGCTGCGCCGATTGGCAATCACAGTGCTCGCCGCGACGGCCACCGTCGTCGTGGCCGCCGCGCCCGCGAGCGCGGAACCCAGTGCGGACGAGGTAGCCGACGCGCTGAACAGCTCCAACGTCTACGTCGACCCCGACGCGACCGACGTCTCCCCCAGTGACGCGGACCTCATGAGCCAGGCCGCGGAGAACGTCGACACACCCGTCTACTTCGTTGTGGTCCCCGAGGGGGAGTTCTCCTCGCAGGCCGAACTCGGCTCGTTCATGGCCGACGTGCAGCAGGATGTCGGCGACGGCTCCTACCTGGTCTTCGTCGGCGACACCACCGCGGCCGACTCCACCGTGCTCTCCCCCTCCGACGTGGCGGCGGCCGAGCAGGCCGCCCAGCGCATGAGCACCGTGCCCGACGCGGCCGTCGCCTTCGCCAACGAGGCCGAGTCCCAGGCCGACTCCGCGGCGGCCTCCGGAGTGTTCGGCATGGTCCTGCTGGGCCTGCTCGTCGCCGCGGTCCTCGGCGGCGGCTTCTTCCTCTACCGCTCGAAGAAGCAGCGCGAGGCCAGGGAGGCCCGGGAGCTGGAGGAGGTCAAGAAGGCGGTCAACGAGGACGTCGTCCGGCTCGGCGAGGACATCGCGCGTCTGGACCTCGACCTGGGCAAGGCCGACGAGGCCACCCGCACCGACTACACACACGCGATGGACTCCTACGACCGGGCCAAGACCGAACTGGAGACCATCCGGCGGGCCGACCAGATCCAGCGGGTCACCAACGCGCTGGAGGACGGCCGCTACCACATGATCGCGACCCGTGCGCGGCTGGCGGGCGACCCGGTGCCGGAGCGCCGCGCCCCCTGCTTCTTCAACCCGCAGCACGGTCCGTCCGTCCGGGACGTCGACTGGGCTCCTCCGGGCGGTTCGGTCCGGTCGGTCCCGGTCTGCCGCATGTGTGCCAGTGACGTCCTGTCCGGTGCCCACCCCGACGTGCGCATGGTCGAGACCGGCGGACGCCGGGTGCCCTACTACGACGCCGGTCCCGCCTACGCCCCCTACGCGGGCGGCTACTTCGGCATGGACATGATGATGGGCATGTTCACCGGCATGATGATCGGCAACATGATGGGCTCGATGATGGGCGCCGGAATGATGGGTGCCGGAATGGCGGGCGACTACGGCGGCGACGCGGGCGGCGGTGACGGCTTCGGCGGCTTCGGAGGCGACGGAGGCGGCTTCGGCGACTTCGGCGGCGGCGGGTTCGACGGAGGCGACTTCGGCGGATTCGGCGACTTCTGA
- a CDS encoding NAD(P)H-quinone dehydrogenase, which produces MTKVVIIGGGPGGYEAALVAAQLGADVTVVERDGIGGACVLTDCVPSKTLIATSVRTSYVKEAANLGIIVGNEPEDKDLVRVELKTVNARVKRLAQAQSVDTATRLRTEGVEIVTGEARLVDPHIVAVGDQRIRADVVLVATGAHPRELPTARPDGERILTWRHLYDLNELPERLVVVGSGVTGAEFANAYQALGSDVTLVSSRDRVMPTQDADAAHVLEEVFARRGMTVLGNSRAESVTRTDGGVLVKLADGREVEGSHCLMTVGMIPNTANLGLEEAGVRLDGRGFVQVDRVSRTSTPGVYAAGDCTGVNMLASVAAMQGRIAMWHALGEAVAPLKLSTVASTVFTHPELAAVGVTEDDVVSGRVDGRIVKLPLDTNPRAKMHSTRDGFVKLICRQHTGIVLGGVIVGPRASELILGVSLAVQQRLTVDDVAHTFAVYPSLSGSVTEAARSLMQGSPE; this is translated from the coding sequence GTGACGAAGGTCGTCATCATCGGAGGTGGACCCGGAGGATACGAAGCGGCCCTCGTCGCTGCCCAACTGGGCGCCGATGTCACGGTCGTGGAGCGGGACGGCATCGGCGGCGCGTGCGTGCTCACCGACTGCGTGCCCTCCAAAACACTGATCGCCACCTCGGTGCGCACCTCCTACGTCAAGGAGGCCGCGAACCTGGGCATCATCGTCGGCAACGAACCAGAGGACAAGGACCTCGTCCGGGTCGAGCTCAAAACCGTCAACGCCCGGGTCAAGCGGCTGGCGCAGGCCCAGTCCGTCGACACCGCCACCCGGCTGCGGACCGAGGGCGTCGAGATCGTCACCGGTGAGGCCCGGCTGGTCGACCCGCACATCGTCGCCGTCGGCGACCAGCGCATCCGCGCCGACGTGGTGCTCGTCGCCACCGGGGCGCACCCGCGCGAACTGCCCACCGCCCGCCCCGACGGCGAGCGCATCCTCACCTGGCGGCATCTGTACGACCTCAACGAGCTTCCGGAGAGGCTCGTCGTGGTCGGCTCGGGCGTGACCGGCGCCGAGTTCGCCAACGCCTACCAGGCGCTCGGCTCCGACGTGACCCTGGTCTCCTCCCGCGACCGCGTCATGCCCACCCAGGACGCCGACGCCGCCCACGTGCTCGAGGAGGTCTTCGCCCGCCGCGGCATGACGGTGCTGGGCAACTCCCGGGCCGAGTCGGTGACCCGCACCGACGGCGGCGTGCTCGTGAAGCTCGCCGACGGCCGCGAGGTCGAGGGCAGCCACTGCCTCATGACGGTCGGCATGATCCCCAACACCGCCAACCTCGGCCTGGAGGAGGCCGGGGTGCGGTTGGACGGGCGCGGGTTCGTCCAGGTGGACCGGGTGTCGCGGACCTCCACTCCCGGGGTGTACGCGGCCGGGGACTGCACCGGCGTCAACATGCTCGCCTCGGTGGCGGCCATGCAGGGCCGCATCGCGATGTGGCACGCTCTCGGCGAGGCGGTCGCCCCGCTGAAGCTGTCCACCGTCGCCTCCACCGTGTTCACCCACCCCGAACTGGCGGCGGTCGGTGTCACCGAGGACGACGTGGTGTCCGGCCGGGTCGACGGCCGGATCGTGAAGCTGCCGCTGGACACCAATCCGCGCGCCAAGATGCACAGCACCCGCGACGGCTTCGTCAAGCTGATCTGCCGCCAGCACACCGGCATCGTGCTGGGCGGCGTCATCGTCGGGCCGCGCGCCAGCGAACTGATCCTGGGTGTCTCCCTGGCGGTGCAGCAGCGGCTCACCGTCGACGATGTCGCGCACACCTTCGCGGTCTACCCGTCGCTGTCGGGCAGCGTCACCGAGGCGGCCCGCTCCCTCATGCAGGGCTCGCCCGAGTAG
- a CDS encoding gamma-glutamylcyclotransferase, which produces MPLYAAYANNLDPDQMAECAPHSPLWNTGWLQGWRLTFGGGSAQGDGALATVVEDPESSVFVALYDVADWDLPTLDGWEGGDIGVYSRIKVRVTTLLDGEVTAWTHVLNDYEGGLPTARYLEMLASAAEKAGAPADYVVDLRSRPCDPG; this is translated from the coding sequence GTGCCCCTATACGCCGCATACGCCAACAATCTCGATCCGGACCAGATGGCCGAGTGCGCGCCGCACTCACCGCTGTGGAACACCGGTTGGCTGCAGGGCTGGCGGCTGACCTTCGGCGGTGGCAGCGCCCAGGGCGACGGCGCGCTGGCCACCGTGGTGGAGGATCCCGAATCCAGTGTGTTCGTGGCCCTCTACGACGTGGCCGACTGGGACCTGCCGACCCTGGACGGCTGGGAGGGCGGTGACATCGGCGTCTACTCCCGGATCAAGGTCCGGGTCACCACCCTGCTGGACGGGGAGGTCACCGCGTGGACCCACGTCCTCAACGACTACGAGGGCGGACTGCCCACCGCGCGGTACCTGGAGATGCTCGCCTCCGCGGCGGAGAAGGCCGGAGCCCCCGCCGACTACGTGGTCGACCTGCGTTCCCGCCCCTGCGATCCGGGGTGA
- a CDS encoding PH domain-containing protein, translated as MTTFRRPVSHVMGWAWMAVSVLLLVDLVVRGTDMRAVVSGAVLLITVGAAYVLAVRPKVVATEEGVRLVNPLREVFVPWTAFTWADVTDVLRVHAGDQVFRSWPLREGKRSEVRENLRRAGGFGEDRDDPREMRPTERVAWILRGEAERRRARSAGGAREGAAGPTVVWAPDAVAALAVPVVLFAGALLLI; from the coding sequence GTGACGACCTTCCGGCGACCCGTCTCCCACGTCATGGGGTGGGCCTGGATGGCGGTCTCGGTGCTGCTGCTCGTCGACCTGGTGGTGCGGGGCACCGACATGCGGGCCGTGGTCTCCGGCGCGGTGCTGCTGATCACGGTGGGAGCCGCGTACGTGCTGGCGGTGCGCCCCAAGGTCGTGGCGACCGAGGAGGGGGTGCGTCTGGTCAACCCGCTGCGCGAGGTCTTCGTGCCCTGGACCGCTTTCACCTGGGCCGATGTGACCGACGTGCTGCGGGTGCACGCCGGTGACCAGGTGTTTCGGTCCTGGCCGCTGCGGGAGGGCAAGCGGTCCGAGGTGCGGGAGAACCTGCGGCGGGCCGGCGGGTTCGGGGAGGACCGGGACGATCCGCGCGAGATGCGCCCCACGGAGCGGGTGGCCTGGATCCTGCGCGGCGAGGCGGAGCGGCGCAGGGCGCGCTCCGCGGGCGGGGCGCGGGAGGGCGCCGCGGGGCCGACGGTGGTGTGGGCCCCCGACGCGGTGGCGGCGCTGGCCGTTCCGGTGGTGCTGTTCGCGGGAGCGCTGCTGCTGATATGA
- a CDS encoding adenosine deaminase produces the protein MSRKPTPEQIRRAPKVLLHDHLDGGLRPETIIELADTVGYTGLPAADPATLGAWFTSAADSGSLDRYLETFRHTVGVMQTRGALERVAAECAEDLAADGVVYAEVRYAPEQHLTEGLRLEEVVEAVQAGFAAGCRRAAERGTPIRVGTLLTAMRHAARSREIAELAVRYRDEGVVGFDIAGAEAGYPPTRHLDAFEYLRRENAHFTIHAGEAFGLPSIWEALQWCGADRLGHGVRIVDDITVDDARDADGARLGRLAAYVRDKRIPLEMCPSSNVQTGAADSIATHPIGLLRRLRFRVTVNTDNRLLGGVTLSDELAALVDAFGYDWDDLEWFTVNAMKSAFLPFDERLALINGRIKPGFAQLKWAVR, from the coding sequence ATGAGCCGTAAACCGACCCCGGAGCAGATCCGCCGCGCGCCGAAGGTACTGCTGCACGACCACCTCGACGGCGGGCTGCGGCCGGAGACGATCATCGAACTCGCCGACACCGTCGGCTACACCGGGCTGCCCGCCGCCGACCCGGCGACGTTGGGCGCCTGGTTCACCTCCGCGGCCGACTCCGGTTCGCTCGACCGCTACCTGGAGACGTTCCGGCACACGGTCGGGGTCATGCAGACCCGTGGGGCGCTGGAGCGGGTCGCCGCCGAGTGCGCCGAGGACCTGGCCGCCGACGGCGTCGTCTACGCGGAGGTCCGCTACGCCCCGGAGCAGCACCTGACGGAGGGGCTGCGCCTGGAGGAGGTCGTCGAGGCGGTCCAGGCCGGTTTCGCGGCGGGATGCCGCCGGGCCGCCGAACGCGGCACGCCGATCCGGGTGGGCACGCTGCTGACCGCGATGCGGCACGCGGCGCGGTCCCGGGAGATCGCCGAACTCGCCGTGCGCTACCGGGACGAGGGAGTGGTCGGCTTCGACATCGCCGGAGCCGAGGCGGGGTATCCGCCGACCCGGCACCTGGACGCCTTCGAGTACCTGCGGCGGGAGAACGCGCACTTCACGATTCACGCGGGGGAGGCGTTCGGCCTGCCGTCGATCTGGGAGGCGCTGCAGTGGTGCGGCGCGGACCGGCTCGGCCACGGCGTGCGCATCGTGGACGACATCACGGTGGACGACGCACGGGACGCGGACGGGGCGAGGCTGGGAAGGCTCGCCGCCTACGTGCGGGACAAGCGCATCCCGCTGGAGATGTGCCCCAGTTCGAACGTGCAGACGGGGGCGGCCGACTCCATCGCGACGCACCCGATCGGACTGCTGCGCCGGCTGCGGTTCCGGGTGACGGTCAACACCGACAACCGGTTGTTGGGTGGCGTTACGCTGTCTGACGAGTTGGCCGCGCTGGTGGACGCGTTCGGCTACGACTGGGACGATCTGGAGTGGTTCACCGTGAACGCGATGAAATCGGCTTTCCTGCCGTTCGACGAGAGGCTGGCGCTCATCAACGGCCGGATCAAGCCCGGGTTCGCCCAGCTCAAGTGGGCCGTGCGGTGA